A single window of Halobacillus naozhouensis DNA harbors:
- a CDS encoding carbon-nitrogen family hydrolase has product MTTNLAIIQMDIAFGNPALNRKHARTQIEEAATHGGEVILLPEMWTTGYDLSRFDEIAEELDGPAHQLMMELAQQHKVTIAGSIAERDGEDFYNTFVVYNESGQRCLKYRKAHLFRLMDEEKFLRSGNQQGIFQLGDTPVAGVICYDIRFPEWIRTHMLEGARGLFVTAEWPKPRTEHWRSLLISRAIENQCFIIACNRVGADPNNEFGGHSLVIDPWGTVVGEAGEEEEILIVEVDFSRVEAIREQIPIFQDRRPDLYK; this is encoded by the coding sequence ATGACAACAAACTTGGCTATTATTCAAATGGATATCGCTTTTGGTAATCCTGCACTGAATCGAAAACATGCACGGACACAAATAGAAGAAGCAGCCACCCACGGCGGGGAAGTCATTCTACTTCCTGAGATGTGGACGACAGGTTATGATTTAAGTCGTTTTGATGAAATCGCAGAAGAACTTGACGGGCCCGCCCATCAATTAATGATGGAGTTGGCGCAACAACATAAGGTAACGATCGCTGGTTCTATTGCCGAACGTGATGGGGAGGATTTTTACAACACTTTCGTTGTCTATAATGAATCAGGTCAGCGCTGTTTGAAGTATCGAAAAGCCCACTTGTTCCGACTGATGGATGAGGAAAAGTTTTTAAGATCAGGGAACCAACAGGGGATTTTTCAACTAGGCGATACTCCTGTAGCTGGTGTGATCTGTTATGATATCCGCTTCCCAGAATGGATTCGTACGCACATGCTTGAAGGAGCCCGTGGATTGTTTGTTACAGCAGAATGGCCAAAGCCAAGGACTGAGCATTGGCGGAGCTTATTAATCAGCCGCGCTATCGAAAATCAGTGTTTCATCATTGCCTGCAATCGTGTGGGGGCTGATCCTAATAATGAATTTGGCGGCCATTCACTCGTGATTGATCCATGGGGGACGGTCGTTGGTGAAGCTGGTGAGGAGGAAGAAATATTAATCGTAGAAGTTGATTTCTCTAGAGTAGAGGCGATCCGGGAACAAATTCCGATATTCCAGGACCGCAGACCCGATCTCTATAAGTGA